From one Lysinibacillus sp. G4S2 genomic stretch:
- the guaB gene encoding IMP dehydrogenase, which yields MWETKFAKEGLTFDDVLLVPAHSEVLPKDVDLSVQLTPKIKLNIPMISAGMDTVTESKMAIAMARQGGIGIIHKNMSLDEQAEQVEKVKRSENGVITNPFFLTPTHQVFDAEHLMGKYRISGVPIVDSMENQKLVGIITNRDLRFISDYSLKIEDVMTKEDLITAPVGTTLEDAEKILQQYKIEKLPIVDEEGKLTGLITIKDIEKVIEFPNAAKDIHGRLLVGAAVGVSKDTMIRIEKLVEAQVDIVVIDTAHGHSEGVLQTIRSIRESYPELEIIAGNVATAEGARSLFEAGADVVKVGIGPGSICTTRVVAGVGVPQITAVYDCATVARELGKAIIADGGIKYSGDIVKALAAGGNVVMLGSLLAGTSESPGDTEIFQGRRFKVYRGMGSIGAMEKGSKDRYFQEDAKKLVPEGIEGRLPYKGPLADTIYQLIGGIRAGMGYCGSANLEFLRENAQFVRMTGAGLRESHPHDVQITKESPNYSM from the coding sequence ATGTGGGAAACTAAATTTGCCAAAGAAGGTTTAACTTTTGATGATGTATTATTAGTACCAGCGCATTCAGAAGTATTACCGAAAGATGTTGATTTATCAGTTCAACTAACACCAAAGATTAAATTAAATATTCCAATGATCAGCGCAGGCATGGATACAGTTACAGAATCTAAAATGGCAATTGCTATGGCACGTCAAGGTGGTATCGGTATTATCCATAAGAACATGTCGCTCGATGAGCAAGCTGAGCAAGTAGAAAAAGTAAAACGTTCTGAAAATGGTGTTATTACAAACCCATTCTTCTTAACTCCGACTCACCAAGTTTTCGATGCTGAGCATTTAATGGGTAAATACCGAATTTCTGGTGTACCAATCGTTGATAGTATGGAAAACCAAAAGCTAGTTGGGATCATTACAAACCGCGACTTACGTTTTATTTCTGACTATTCTTTAAAAATTGAAGATGTTATGACAAAAGAAGATTTGATTACAGCTCCTGTTGGAACGACTCTAGAGGATGCTGAAAAGATTCTTCAACAATATAAAATCGAAAAGCTACCAATTGTAGATGAAGAAGGTAAATTAACTGGATTAATTACGATTAAGGATATTGAGAAGGTAATTGAGTTCCCTAACGCTGCAAAAGACATACATGGTCGTTTATTAGTAGGGGCAGCAGTTGGTGTTTCAAAAGATACGATGATACGTATTGAAAAGCTTGTTGAAGCACAAGTAGACATCGTAGTAATCGATACAGCTCACGGTCATTCTGAGGGTGTACTACAAACGATTCGCTCAATCCGTGAATCTTATCCAGAGCTTGAAATTATCGCTGGTAACGTGGCAACAGCTGAAGGTGCACGTTCATTATTTGAAGCTGGAGCAGATGTAGTGAAAGTTGGTATTGGACCAGGATCTATTTGTACTACTCGTGTCGTAGCTGGTGTAGGTGTACCACAAATTACAGCTGTTTACGATTGTGCAACAGTAGCACGTGAGCTTGGTAAAGCAATTATCGCTGATGGAGGCATTAAATACTCTGGAGATATTGTTAAAGCTCTAGCGGCAGGTGGTAATGTTGTAATGCTTGGTTCACTACTTGCAGGTACTTCTGAATCTCCTGGTGATACTGAAATCTTCCAAGGTCGTCGCTTCAAGGTTTACCGTGGCATGGGTTCAATTGGAGCTATGGAAAAAGGTTCAAAGGATCGTTATTTCCAAGAGGATGCGAAAAAATTAGTACCTGAGGGTATTGAAGGTCGTCTTCCTTACAAGGGACCTCTAGCGGATACTATTTATCAACTAATCGGTGGTATTCGTGCAGGTATGGGCTATTGTGGTTCAGCTAACCTTGAGTTCTTACGTGAAAATGCTCAGTTTGTTCGAATGACAGGTGCAGGCCTACGTGAATCACATCCACATGATGTACAAATCACTAAAGAATCACCAAACTATTCGATGTAA